In a single window of the Vibrio celticus genome:
- a CDS encoding diguanylate cyclase, whose product MPSGSSKQWSARVVAFLFFLAIVSAIEFFHAKQLTFLKNESYSQAKKQLSIIRSRIEAAIVSDMYILNNFSTLVTINPDGEVKNWDKIAENIIQDGFHIRLIGLAKDDILNFVYPLEGNEQILGINYRDHPNQWESVEIARNLGNTFIAGPFELFQGGQALITRTPIFRDPPFNQDYWGVSSAVIGLDELFEDVGIGKIEKKYELAIRGANSSGKDGAVFYGTQDVFDNAFANEQVSFPYGGWYLALSGNEHVLMDEPWYRIQAVRLVGYSIILVLAFAFFTIYRLYRIADSRSMHDELTMLPNRRYFMYSLKQAFKTTQKQRARTFAVVNIDLDGFKAINDTYGHAAGDQVLIECANRIRSELRVSDIVARIGGDEFLVLLPRIIDDQHVSSIVTKLRKAICSAPVVYEAHSIYLRISVGWVIHNSNYNDVDALLKAADEKMYEQKRQVI is encoded by the coding sequence ATGCCAAGTGGTTCTAGCAAGCAGTGGTCTGCCAGAGTAGTAGCTTTTCTTTTTTTCCTTGCGATAGTAAGCGCAATTGAGTTCTTTCATGCCAAGCAATTAACTTTTCTTAAAAACGAATCGTATTCACAGGCAAAAAAGCAACTATCCATTATTCGTTCTCGGATTGAAGCCGCGATCGTGTCAGATATGTATATCCTCAATAATTTCTCGACCTTAGTGACCATCAACCCCGATGGTGAGGTGAAAAATTGGGATAAGATTGCTGAGAATATCATTCAAGATGGCTTCCATATTCGACTTATCGGACTCGCCAAAGACGACATTCTAAATTTTGTTTACCCGCTGGAAGGTAATGAGCAGATTCTCGGTATTAATTATCGTGATCACCCAAATCAATGGGAGTCGGTTGAGATAGCCCGTAATCTTGGCAACACCTTTATTGCTGGTCCCTTTGAGTTGTTTCAAGGTGGGCAAGCCCTCATTACGCGTACTCCGATCTTCCGAGATCCGCCTTTTAATCAAGATTATTGGGGTGTCTCCAGTGCTGTTATCGGTTTAGATGAGCTGTTTGAAGATGTTGGAATCGGCAAGATCGAGAAAAAGTATGAATTAGCAATTCGTGGTGCAAACAGTTCAGGGAAAGATGGCGCTGTCTTTTATGGTACTCAGGATGTGTTTGATAATGCGTTTGCCAATGAACAGGTGAGTTTTCCATACGGGGGTTGGTACCTTGCTCTCTCCGGTAACGAACATGTATTGATGGATGAGCCTTGGTATCGCATCCAAGCGGTAAGGCTGGTGGGCTACTCCATAATATTAGTGCTGGCGTTTGCTTTCTTTACTATTTATCGCCTTTACCGCATTGCAGATAGCCGCTCTATGCATGATGAGTTAACGATGTTACCGAATCGTCGATACTTCATGTATAGCCTCAAGCAAGCCTTCAAAACCACTCAAAAACAGAGAGCGAGAACCTTTGCTGTTGTAAATATCGACCTCGATGGGTTTAAAGCAATCAACGACACTTATGGTCACGCGGCAGGCGATCAGGTATTGATCGAGTGTGCTAACCGCATAAGAAGTGAGCTGCGTGTTTCAGATATCGTCGCAAGGATAGGCGGTGATGAGTTCTTGGTCTTGTTGCCACGCATCATCGATGATCAACACGTATCTTCAATCGTGACTAAACTACGAAAGGCGATATGCTCGGCGCCAGTTGTGTACGAAGCGCACTCTATTTATCTCAGAATCAGTGTGGGTTGGGTTATTCACAATAGTAACTACAATGATGTCGATGCGCTCTTGAAAGCCGCTGATGAAAAAATGTACGAACAGAAGCGACAAGTTATCTAG